In Methanocella paludicola SANAE, the sequence GAGAGCGGCGAAGAGAGGAGGCTCATCGAGCTCGGGGTGCCCGAGCTGGACGTCGTGGTAATAGAGCGCTGCGGAAAGCAAAAGTACGTGGAGCTTACCGGGGACCTGGCGAGGGTGTTCGACGGGCTGTTCTAGCCGGCCCTGACGAGGTCCACCAGCCGGTCAAGCACGAGGCCGACCCCTTGCCCGGTACGGGAAGATATGGGGAGCACCTCGCATACGCCGCCCGCGTCCCTCGTTATCCTGTCCAGGGACGCGCCCGGCAGGTCCTGCTTGTTCGCCAGGACGATGCACGGCACCCGGTTAGCGTGAAGCTCGCCCAGGATGCCCTTCTCGAACTCGGTCATCCCCCGGGTGGAGTCGACGACTATTATCGCGGCGTGCAGGCCGAAGGCGACGACCTCCCTGGCCACGTCGAACCGGTCCTGGCCCGGGGTACCGAACAGGTAGATCCGATAGCCGTTGTGCTCCTTGATGGCCAGGTCGAAGGCTACAGTAGTCGTGCCGCTGCCGCTCTTTACCTCGGTGGAAAGGGTGTCGGGGTTGACGCAGCGGATGAACGACGTCTTGCCCGAATGGTACGAGCCGAAGGCGACGACCTTGACGCGGTTGCCGCTGTCGACTTTCCTGGCGACGTTCTCGAACATCGATAAATGCCCTCGGATTGTTGGGACTTAACCAGCATAAGCCTTTCTCTCAGGCGCCTTCGAAGCAATGCATCAACAAATTGATATACTATACATATTTTATTAGAGGCACATGGGCTATTCCGCCGGTATCGGGACCTCCGAGCTGATCGACTTACTATTATCGTTCGTAGTGCTCACTGTCGCCTTTGCGATGGTCGGCGGCGGCCTGGGATCATTGAGCGCGGAGCGGATCGCCATCGTCGCCGTGGCGGTGGGCACCGGGTTCCTGCTCCACGAGCTCGCCCACAAGTTCGTCGCCCAGCGGTACGGCTACTGGGCGGAGTACAAGGCGAGCATGTTCGGGCTCATCCTGACGTTCATCATGGCCCTGACCATCGGCATCGTGTTCGCCGCGCCCGGCGCGGTCATGATCCGGAAGCCTGCCCACTCGTCCCGCTCGATGTACGACCTCCAGGCCAATTACGAGGGCGACGACGCCTACTGGGACAGCCTGGAGCGGAAGACTGGCAGCGAGGACCTCTGGATATCGCTCGCCGGCCCGGTGACCAATATCGTGCTGACGATGTTCTTCTTCGCCCTGCTCATGAGCGGCATGCTCACGTCCTCGCTCTTCATCGCCATGGCCTGGACGGCTTTCCAGGTGAACCTGATGCTCGCGGCCTTTAACCTGATACCCATCGACCCGCTCGACGGCGGCAAGATCTTCCGGGGCAACGCGCTTGTATGGGTGATCGTCGGGGTGCCCACCATACTGGCCGCCCTCGCGATCCTGTTCCTGGGCGTCAGGATCATCTAAGGCCCTTTTTAAATGAACCGTGCAAGGAGCAGGCTCAGCTCGAATAATAGTATCAGGACCACGCCCACGATGAGTTGCGAGAGCATCGTGGGGTCCGGGGAGATGAACACGGCGAAGCCCACGAGGAGCCCGTACACGACGAGCCGGCTGTCCACGAGCGCCTTCCTTTTTACCAGGCCCATCCTGATGGCCAGGAGAATAATGAGGGGGACCTGGAACACGACCCCGAAGCCCAGCATGAAGTTCGTTACGATGGTGAACGTTTGCCCTATCGACAGCTCGGGCGAGGCGAGCGAGCCCTCATAATTGAACAAAAGGTCGAAGAAAAGAGGCATAGTGACAAAGTATGCCAGCGCCGATCCGGCAACGAAGAGGAGCAGGGAGAACGGGAAGACGGCATAGACGAACCGCTTTTCATGCTGGTACAGGCCCGGCGCCGCAAAGCGGAAGGCCTCGTAGACGAGGAGCGGGAACCCGATGGTGACCGCCGCGAGGAACGACACGATGATCCGCACCTTGAGGAGCTCCAGGGGCTCGTAGACGGTGAGCGTTGCCGAGGCCGGCACGACGTGCCCGAGGACGATGTCGACTAGCGAGGAAGAGAATGGAAAGGCCACGGCCATGAGCGCGAGCGTGACGGCGAGGACGATGACCACGCGGTCCCGCAGCTCCCGGAGGTGCTCGGACAGGGGCATCTCCCGGTCGTGGGGCGGGAGCGATGTTTCGGGCATTGGTTAGGTGTGTCCGCCGTATTAATAAAAAAACTTTACCTGACGAGGAGCCGCCAGGCGGCGCAGCCGAGCACGATGAAGCCGCCGGCGAACGCCAGCAAAGGGTTCCTCAGCAGGTCGATGCTGTCCGTGGCAAGGAGCATGCCGACCGCGATCATCAAGAGCCCCACGGCGATCCCCGTCATGTCTAGCACCGACACCTTCTGCACGGGCGCTTTTTTATTTGTGGCCGCCTCGAGCGCCGCCACCCGGCCCTCGAGAGATGCGTGCGGGCCTTCCGGCCCGGCGGGCACGAACTCGGTGACGTCGCAGGCGCTCGCGTCCCCGGAGAACCGCATCTCCAGCGCGCTCAGCCGGCCGCCGAGGCCCCTCGTCCGCTGCTCCAGCGCCATGATCCGCCCGACGACGTCGGGCCCGGACTCCTTATTCGTAGCGTCCATAGTAACCACATGTGTAATTACATAATGGTAAGCCGCAAACTATAAGTATTTTACCGATAAATGAAAAAAAGTATGCTGGACGAGAAGGGAGCCGACTTCCTCGGGATGAGGCTCGTAGTGGTGCTCATGGCAGCCTTTTTGCTGCTGTCCGTGGCCTCCGCCTATGTGGAAGCGTACGTCGAAGGGGCCTCGAGGGACCAGGCGAGGCGGGAGGCGTTCCGCATATCGAGCCTTGCATCCGCCGAGTTCGCCTCGGGAATACCCGGTGGCTCCGCTGAGATATCGGTGAGCGTGCCGGGCTGCGTGAGGCACATCGATTTTACGGGCAATAATTATAGCATCGAGTTCAGTGACGGCTCCTGCGAAGTGCATGCAGCTGGCTGCCCGTTCATTCCCGCCAGGCTGTGCCCGGGCGAGCACCGCCTGGAATTAAAGGTCGTGGATAACGGCACATACGCCGTCTCCATGGAGGCTCAGGATGCTCGATGACAGGGGCGTGGACTACGGCGTCCTGACGGGCATAGGACTTGTCATCGCGTCGGCAGTCGTGCTGCTGTTCGTATTTTCCATGGTCAGGTCCTCCGCTTCGGCCGACGTGGCGATCGCGCTCGAGTCGGCCGCATCGGAGGTGTGCGGGGACATCGAGACCGTGGGCTCTATGGCCGTGCCCTATCGTGTAGAGCGCTTCTACCGGCTGGACGGGGCCGAGGTCCGCGCGAGCTCTGGATACGTGAACGCCTCCTGCGGGAAGGACGTGTTCTCCAGGCCGTTCGCCTTCCGCATCGTGCCGGGGAGGTATGAGGAGAACGGCTCCCTGCTCTGGAACGGCTCGGCCGGGATGCGGGAGTACCTGAACGCCACATTCAACGCCACGGGCACCAGGGAGAGGCCGGTCGACGACAACCATACGAAGGCTTTAACAACGCTCATGGACCGGGCGAGCACGAGCACGTTCACCAGCCCCGTGGAGGTGCCCCACGGGAGGCCCCTGATCATCGAGAAGACGTTCATATACGCCATGAACGGCGTGGAGGCGGAGCCATATGTGCTCGTTTACGCGGGATGAGCGGGGCGTGACGGAGCCCTACACGGACCTTCCGGCGCTGGGCATCGTGGCCGTGGGGCTCATCGTGTTCTTTTATCTCGTGCTCTCGGCGTACTCGTCGTACGCCTCCTCCGCCTATTACGCCTCGGTGAAGGGCGACCTGAGGAGCGTCGCCCGCGCCGTCGCCGCCGACCCCGGGCTCACGTACGCCCCTTATACGTTCGATGCCCGGAAGCTGGACAACGCGTCATTAAGCAGTGCAGATTACGGGTACCAGGCCGTCCGGATGACGGTCGATGCCCCGGGGCGCCACTGGGCATGGGGCCATCAATCGAGCGGAAGGTCGGCAGGCTGTATGCTCCCCGTCTCGGTCAGGCTGAACGACGCCAGGTGCATCGCAGGCACTCTCAAGGTCACCATGTGGGAGCGATAGAATGGATGACGGGTACTCCACCATCATCGACGCCATCATGTTCCTGGCCATGGTGTCCGCCTGCGCGATCATCCTGTCCCCGGCCATCGCCGGAGGCGAGAGCCGGCGGGCCGTGGCAGACTCGAGCCTCCGGGCCCTGGCGTCATCGTGCCTGGCATCGGTGGAGACCGGCCGCGTTGACTACTTCGAGTACCGCATCCTGGGCGACCGCGTGGATGCCGTCGCGGAGAGCTGCGGCATCGACCCCGGCGCCTGGCTCTACAGGGACGTGACGAAGGCCGTGCTGGGCCGGGGAAACCGCCACAAGTCCGCCATGGAGATGGCCGCAGAGGCCGCCGCGTGCCAGTTCACGGTCCGCATGGGAGGGGACACGCTCACGCTCAACCCGCTCACTGCCGAGTACCGCAGCGGCGTAGAGCGGGCCGTGGACGGGCAGGCCAGGGAAAGGCTCGACGGGCGTTATGCGTATAATTTTACCCTGCGCTGGGTCCCTTTCGCCGGAGTGCCCTTCGAGGGCTCCGTGGAGTGCGGCAAGCCCGTCCCCGTCGGCGCTGCCTCCGCCTCCACCCTGGTCACCATGCCGTATCAGGCCGGCGTCACCGGGAGCCGCATCGAGGAGGCCATATCCCCGGAGCTCTCGGGCATCGAGAACGCCACCCGCGAGTACAGGGCCGGGGGCCGGGACGATGTTTACAGGGAGCAGCTGAGCGCATATCTTAGTAGCTCATTGAAGAAGTCCAGCAGTCTCATGGTCGAAGAGGTACTGGGGAACACGCTGTACCGGGTAGTGCCGGCGAGCGACGTGGGGAACCCCCTGGCCATGCTCGCCTCCTTCTCGGACAACGACACCGTATCCGCCGGCCCGGTACTGCTGAACGCGAGCGATGACCTGGAGGACGTCTTATGCGACATGATCGTGCAGTACAGCTCGGAGCCCCTGGACGGCCTGGCCGATAAGATCATCGAGGGCGTCGATGACGGCTCGATAGAGCCCGGAGATGAGAGGGATATCATAGTAAACTGGCTTTGCACGAGATACAATCCATCGGCGGCACGGGCCACGCTGAGCGTATGGGTGACCGCCGATGCTTAAGGACGACGGCGCCAGGGTACCGTTCGCCGTCATCGGCGTGCTCCTGATCTTCGTATCCACTGCGGCGTCGGCGTACCTGATGTCCATGCAGTCGCTGGGGGTCACGAACGCCGTCGAGGACGAGAGGGAGGCCGAGCTCAACGACGCGCTGGCCTGCGCGAAGGCCGACATCGACAGCGCCCTCAACTACGCCTGCATATACGCGGAGGAGGACATCGGAGAGCGGCCTATCGTCAACTCCACGATGGACCCCGGCGAGGCAAACCTGCTCCGGCTCGAGCGCATGGCGGCCCGGAACCTGACGCAGTACCTCGATGCCAACTATCAGGGCAGCTTCGTCTACGGCGACTACCGGATCGACGCCTCGATGTGCGGCAACGTCAGCGTCGAGCCCCTCTACATGAACCTGAGCCGCGTCGTATACCACCCCGTGCTCCAGTGCCAGGTCCGCTACCCGGCATATTACGTGGCCTCGACGCCCATACGCCTTCACATCACCCGCCCGGGCAGCACGCTCGACCATGCCGAGGAATACGAGGCCAGGACGCTGGTCACCTCGCGGTACCCGCTCCTGGAGAGCCTCACGGAGGAATATGAGGCGCGCCTGAACGGCACGGTTATGCTAGCCGACGCGACGGCGGCCTCGTTCGCGTACACCTGGGCCAGGGGGTACTGCCAGTACTACTCGGGCGAGCCCGCGAACATCGTGGACAACGACGACCTCGCGCTCATCGCCAACGCCGCGTCGCTCCTGGAGCAGGGGTGCGAATACAACTCGGTGGACCCGGTGAGCCTGGCGTCCCTGGTAAAGCACACGTACGACAACACGCGCTCCACGGAGGACGTGCTCGAGGATAACGACCTCTCGTACATCAACCAGTACAACTTCAGCAATACCTCTAAAAAGCCCCTGCCAAGGGATGAGGTGCCCGACGAGTACTCTTTTAACGGGGACGAGATCGTGGATAAAGCGCTCAGGAAAGCCATCGCCGACCCGGTGAGCCGCTACGACGTGGAGAAGGCCTACGGGTGCCGCATGTACGTCACGGTCCAGAGGAGGGCCGTGTCCGAGCGGTATAACGACACGGGAAGCATCTGCCGGGAATCGTATCCCCTTGCCTCGAACGAGAACGGCACAGGCCCCTTCTTCCGCGAGGTGTGGAAGGCCTGGGAGAACGATACGTGTGGCAGAGGATGGACCGAGGCCGTCACCATCGACTACGTCATGGAGGACTGCTCGCTCCTCCACGCGTATAACGACGTGCGGACGCCCCATAAAGAGGCCTCGTACGCGTCCGGGGGCAGGGCTTACGTCGACTCGAACCTCGTGAAGGCGGTGGACGGGTACCACGGCGTCGTTCCCGTCCAGGACGTCCTGTTCGACAGGGCAGGGTACCCGTCGGGCAGCTCAGGGCCGACGGTCGAGATAGCGTGCGAGCACAATGAGTGGGTGGAGAACGCCTCAGTGTCGGAGCTGAGAGCGCTGGCGCCCGGGATAAAAAAGGGCATATCAGTAACGCTCAAGGCCTCCGATTATGGCTCATATGACGAGATGATGGCCGGGGCATACGGAAGGATGCAGGACCAGTTCAGGCGTAACTATACCGCCTACCTGTCGGAGGGCGATTACCGGAATGATGGCATATTCAGGGGCTGCGGAGCGAAGTACGTCTTCTACAAGCGGGTGGCGTTCCTGGACGACATCGGGAACGCGCTGGACGCCTCGGCGAACGCCTCAGAAGAGGTAAATAAAAAGATCGACAAACAGCTAAAAGACTACTCCCGCGACATGAACTCGTCCACGCTGAAGGACAACGCCCGCAGCTCAAAAAGCTTCCTGGACGACACGAAGATGTTCATACCGTTCGGGCTTAACATGACCCTCGCCGGAGGCGAGGGCAAGTACGACCCGTACAAGTGGGAGGAGAACGTGTCCCTGGCCATCGACCAGCGCCCGAACTACCTGTACGTTGATAATTATACGGACCCCGAGACCGGCTATACGGTGAGGCCGCTCAAGGTCAGGAACGTGTGCGCATTCGCCCTACCCACGGACGTGGTCGATACGGGGGAGGCGACGGGGGCGGTGCTCGACGGCATCGACGCGGTGGCGGGAGCGGCCGGAAGGCTGGCCAACGATACCATCACGGCCGAAACGTCGGAGCTCGTGGACAACGTCTCGGCTGAGGCGAAGCAGGCGATCAAGGACGAGATCAACGACGCCCTTGTACACGACCAGGACCTGCAGGGCCAGGTCACCAGGGAAGACGTGAACAGCTCTGTCGAAAGCGCGTTCAATGACCGCACGCCGGGGCAGGCCGTCAGGGACATGAGGAACGGCACCCTGCAGAGGGAGATCGCCGGGGACCTCGCGGGGAAAGCGAAGGCCCGTGCCGAGAGCGAGCTGGCGAAGAGGTCCGACGAGTACGTGGACGCGTACGGCGACTATATCGCCGGCAAGGCCGAGGAGGCCATCCTGGGGGCCGAGGAGCGCGCCGTCTCGTACGTTATAAGCACGCTAAGCGACAGCGTAAAAGGCGTTTTTAAGGACTTCATGGCCGAGGCGGCGGACAAGACAGGGGACGCTGCGATAAGCGCAGCGCTCAAGCGCATCCCTATGGGCCTGCCCCTGCTGCCTCCGTGGGGATGGTGGGCGACCATGAACCTCTGGTATATCGAGATCTACGGGGAGATACCGTACCTGGCCGTCTACGACACTGATAGCGAGCCCATCCCGGACCCAGTCCTGGGACAGAGGGCCACCGTGTACGTGCGCCGCCCGATGCTCGACATCAGGGAGGGGGAAATAATGGGGAGCAACGAGCCCGTTCGCTTCCACATCCGGACCTGCACCTTCATCGTGGTCCCGCCCGGGCCCCAGGGTATCGGCGATAAGCTGGGCGGCTGGGACGAGAAGAGCCCTGGCTTCGACGAGGTGCCCGCATGAGGATACGGGCGCTGGCGCTGGCAGCGGTCATCCTGGTCTCGATGGCAGGGGACGCGGAGGCCAGGCACGTCATCAAAGCCTATTATAACGGGCAGGAGGCCACGGTCACGGGCGTCGTCCTCAAGGTAGGCGAGCCGTTCACGATCGACCTTTATGTTACCCCGGACCGGTACGCGACGGTGTCCGCCCGCCT encodes:
- the tatC gene encoding twin-arginine translocase subunit TatC, whose amino-acid sequence is MPETSLPPHDREMPLSEHLRELRDRVVIVLAVTLALMAVAFPFSSSLVDIVLGHVVPASATLTVYEPLELLKVRIIVSFLAAVTIGFPLLVYEAFRFAAPGLYQHEKRFVYAVFPFSLLLFVAGSALAYFVTMPLFFDLLFNYEGSLASPELSIGQTFTIVTNFMLGFGVVFQVPLIILLAIRMGLVKRKALVDSRLVVYGLLVGFAVFISPDPTMLSQLIVGVVLILLFELSLLLARFI
- a CDS encoding DUF7284 family protein, coding for MDDGYSTIIDAIMFLAMVSACAIILSPAIAGGESRRAVADSSLRALASSCLASVETGRVDYFEYRILGDRVDAVAESCGIDPGAWLYRDVTKAVLGRGNRHKSAMEMAAEAAACQFTVRMGGDTLTLNPLTAEYRSGVERAVDGQARERLDGRYAYNFTLRWVPFAGVPFEGSVECGKPVPVGAASASTLVTMPYQAGVTGSRIEEAISPELSGIENATREYRAGGRDDVYREQLSAYLSSSLKKSSSLMVEEVLGNTLYRVVPASDVGNPLAMLASFSDNDTVSAGPVLLNASDDLEDVLCDMIVQYSSEPLDGLADKIIEGVDDGSIEPGDERDIIVNWLCTRYNPSAARATLSVWVTADA
- a CDS encoding DUF7286 family protein; translation: MLKDDGARVPFAVIGVLLIFVSTAASAYLMSMQSLGVTNAVEDEREAELNDALACAKADIDSALNYACIYAEEDIGERPIVNSTMDPGEANLLRLERMAARNLTQYLDANYQGSFVYGDYRIDASMCGNVSVEPLYMNLSRVVYHPVLQCQVRYPAYYVASTPIRLHITRPGSTLDHAEEYEARTLVTSRYPLLESLTEEYEARLNGTVMLADATAASFAYTWARGYCQYYSGEPANIVDNDDLALIANAASLLEQGCEYNSVDPVSLASLVKHTYDNTRSTEDVLEDNDLSYINQYNFSNTSKKPLPRDEVPDEYSFNGDEIVDKALRKAIADPVSRYDVEKAYGCRMYVTVQRRAVSERYNDTGSICRESYPLASNENGTGPFFREVWKAWENDTCGRGWTEAVTIDYVMEDCSLLHAYNDVRTPHKEASYASGGRAYVDSNLVKAVDGYHGVVPVQDVLFDRAGYPSGSSGPTVEIACEHNEWVENASVSELRALAPGIKKGISVTLKASDYGSYDEMMAGAYGRMQDQFRRNYTAYLSEGDYRNDGIFRGCGAKYVFYKRVAFLDDIGNALDASANASEEVNKKIDKQLKDYSRDMNSSTLKDNARSSKSFLDDTKMFIPFGLNMTLAGGEGKYDPYKWEENVSLAIDQRPNYLYVDNYTDPETGYTVRPLKVRNVCAFALPTDVVDTGEATGAVLDGIDAVAGAAGRLANDTITAETSELVDNVSAEAKQAIKDEINDALVHDQDLQGQVTREDVNSSVESAFNDRTPGQAVRDMRNGTLQREIAGDLAGKAKARAESELAKRSDEYVDAYGDYIAGKAEEAILGAEERAVSYVISTLSDSVKGVFKDFMAEAADKTGDAAISAALKRIPMGLPLLPPWGWWATMNLWYIEIYGEIPYLAVYDTDSEPIPDPVLGQRATVYVRRPMLDIREGEIMGSNEPVRFHIRTCTFIVVPPGPQGIGDKLGGWDEKSPGFDEVPA
- a CDS encoding GTP-binding protein — its product is MFENVARKVDSGNRVKVVAFGSYHSGKTSFIRCVNPDTLSTEVKSGSGTTTVAFDLAIKEHNGYRIYLFGTPGQDRFDVAREVVAFGLHAAIIVVDSTRGMTEFEKGILGELHANRVPCIVLANKQDLPGASLDRITRDAGGVCEVLPISSRTGQGVGLVLDRLVDLVRAG
- a CDS encoding site-2 protease family protein, which codes for MGYSAGIGTSELIDLLLSFVVLTVAFAMVGGGLGSLSAERIAIVAVAVGTGFLLHELAHKFVAQRYGYWAEYKASMFGLILTFIMALTIGIVFAAPGAVMIRKPAHSSRSMYDLQANYEGDDAYWDSLERKTGSEDLWISLAGPVTNIVLTMFFFALLMSGMLTSSLFIAMAWTAFQVNLMLAAFNLIPIDPLDGGKIFRGNALVWVIVGVPTILAALAILFLGVRII
- a CDS encoding DUF7285 family protein; amino-acid sequence: MCSFTRDERGVTEPYTDLPALGIVAVGLIVFFYLVLSAYSSYASSAYYASVKGDLRSVARAVAADPGLTYAPYTFDARKLDNASLSSADYGYQAVRMTVDAPGRHWAWGHQSSGRSAGCMLPVSVRLNDARCIAGTLKVTMWER